One Pyrus communis chromosome 13, drPyrComm1.1, whole genome shotgun sequence genomic window carries:
- the LOC137713544 gene encoding uncharacterized protein, with amino-acid sequence MAPHDLRRAYKRPAISDQQRRRELALQRQEQARRDVQLQARRLASTLLSLPPEHEQPSEPEPESASESKESESDVEFDLRNASKLRGTEARKWFARQLMLPEWMIDVPNRLPHDWYVFARPSGKRCFVVSSDGATISRQRNGTVLHRFPSALPNGSRSRDGSGSAQSYSILDCIFHEMDQTYYVIDMVCWRGYSLFDCTAEFRFFWLSSKLGETGACEAPSHYHRYRFSLVPVHNCDHSGLYSAYAGAVPYVKDGLLFYNKHAHYQPGNTPLALVWKDESCSQYVIDTDNKGQVPSHQQVVLELQGDGNVTTSDDPPVVFGCLDSAFIQQSGLHSGCLLRFAIGDGGLSVVDGKLEKADLHYLGKSNRARAFADTYSKIMFQNMVRRSPLKIDDLVASINSPDDEGNRPVVPEVDMVG; translated from the exons ATGGCGCCGCACGATCTCCGCCGCGCGTACAAGAGACCGGCGATCTCAGACCAGCAGAGGCGCCGAGAGCTTGCGCTTCAGCGCCAAGAGCAAGCCCGGCGCGACGTCCAGCTCCAGGCGCGCCGCTTAGCCTCTACCCTCCTCTCCCTCCCGCCCGAACATGAACAGCCCTCCGAACCCGAACCCGAATCCGCCTCCGAATCCAAGGAGTCCGAATCCGACGTCGAATTCGACCTTCGCAACGCTTCGAAGCTCAGAGGCACGGAGGCCCGAAAATGGTTCGCCAGGCAGCTCATGCTCCCGGAGTGGATGATCGACGTCCCAAACCGCTTGCCCCACGACTG GTACGTGTTTGCGAGGCCATCTGGGAAGCGATGCTTTGTCGTTTCGTCCGACGGAGCCACAATCAGCCGGCAACGAAACGGCACTGTTCTGCACCGTTTCCCGTCGGCTCTTCCCAATGGTTCCAGGAGCCGAGACGGGTCGGGTTCCGCTCAGTCGTATTCTATACTGGACTGTATATTTCACGAG ATGGACCAGACGTACTACGTAATTGACATGGTGTGCTGGAGAGGTTACTCTTTGTTCGATTGCACGGCCGAGTTTAGGTTTTTCTGGCTGAGTTCTAAGCTCGGGGAGACGGGGGCTTGTGAGGCTCCGTCACACTATCATAGGTATAGGTTCAGCTTGGTTCCTGTGCATAACTGTGATCACAGCGGGCTATACTCAGCCTATGCTGGAGCGGTACCGTATGTAAAGGATGGTCTATTGTTTTATAACAA gCATGCTCATTACCAACCAGGAAATACCCCATTAGCATTAGTCTGGAAGGATGAGAGTTGCAGTCAGTACGTTATTGACACAGATAACAAAGGACAGGTTCCAAGCCATCAACAG GTAGTTTTGGAGCTGCAAGGTGATGGAAATGTGACTACATCCGATGATCCACCAGTTGTATTTGGTTGCTTGGACTCAGCCTTCATACAACAG TCAGGGTTGCATTCAGGATGTCTTCTTCGTTTTGCTATTGGTGATGGAGGATTAAGTGTTGTAGATGGGAAGCTTGAGAAGGCAGATTTACATTACCTTGGCAAGTCCAATCGTGCCCGTGCTTTTGCAGATACTTACTCCAAG ATTATGTTTCAGAATATGGTTCGGCGGTCTCCCCTGAAAATTGACGATTTGGTAGCATCAATCAATTCACCAGATGATGAAGGAAACAGACCTGTTGTACCGGAAGTTGATATGGTTGGTTGA
- the LOC137712624 gene encoding exocyst complex component EXO70B1-like has translation MTTTTTSIGGGGEDRVLATAQQIVKSLNTPKEVREDMLLIFSSFDNRLSNITDLINGEDSKADEDRFGEAEKVIFLWESKSEAHRNSVPWEESPVEAGEYLAAVDEILTLMEGLSVRSDNELVDRAENALQIAMTRLEDEFRHILIRNTVPFDSDRLYGSIRRVSLSFVSNDGEIDDEFGSFGEEDRDAGRFHERGGSLGDTDVDLIHPDAVVELKEIAERMIRSGYEKECVQVYNSVRRDALDECLVILGVEKLSIEEVQKIEWKSLDEKMKKWIQAVKIGVRVLINGERRLCDQIFEGIDETRECCFNDTAKGCVMQLLNFGEAVAIGRRSPEKLFRILDMYDAMADVLPDLQQMMSDEYVVGEARGVLDMLGDAARGTFAEFENAVQSEASKKPMLSGEIHPLTRYVMNYVKLLVDYSVTLNSLLDTGEEELERLQGSPNDDLGIGSMSPIGHRLLLLISNLESNLDEKSRVYDDGAMQCVFLMNNIQYIVQKVKDSEIRKLLGDQWVRKRRGQVRQYATGYLRAAWSKVLSCLKDEGIGGSTSNASKMALKERFKNFNANFEEIYRTQTAWKVPDAQLREELRISISEKVIPAYRSFMGRFGSQLESGRHAGKYIKYTPDDLETYVLDLFEGTPCVLNHLRRKST, from the coding sequence ATgaccaccacaaccaccagcATAGGCGGTGGCGGAGAGGACCGGGTCCTCGCCACGGCTCAGCAGATCGTCAAGAGCCTCAACACCCCCAAGGAGGTCCGCGAGGACATGCTCCTGATCTTCTCGAGCTTCGACAATAGATTGTCTAACATCACCGATTTGATCAACGGCGAGGATTCCAAGGCCGACGAGGACCGGTTCGGGGAAGCCGAGAAGGTGATTTTCCTGTGGGAGTCCAAATCCGAAGCTCACAGAAACTCGGTCCCGTGGGAGGAGTCGCCGGTCGAGGCCGGTGAGTATTTGGCGGCCGTCGATGAGATCCTCACCCTCATGGAGGGGCTTTCGGTCCGGTCCGATAACGAATTGGTTGACCGGGCCGAGAACGCGCTCCAAATCGCGATGACTCGGCTGGAGGACGAGTTCCGCCACATTCTGATCAGAAACACGGTGCCTTTCGACTCGGATCGACTCTACGGCTCGATCCGGAGAGTGTCGCTGTCGTTCGTGTCAAACGACGGCGAAATCGACGATGAATTTGGGAGTTTCGGCGAGGAGGACCGCGACGCCGGCCGGTTCCACGAGCGCGGCGGCAGCCTCGGCGACACAGACGTCGATTTGATACATCCTGACGCCGTCGTGGAACTGAAGGAGATTGCGGAGCGTATGATTCGGTCCGGCTATGAAAAGGAGTGTGTGCAGGTGTATAACAGCGTCAGGCGCGACGCTTTGGACGAGTGTTTGGTGATTCTGGGCGTCGAAAAGCTGAGCATTGAGGAGGTGCAGAAGATTGAGTGGAAGAGTTTGgatgagaagatgaagaagtGGATACAAGCTGTGAAAATTGGCGTTAGGGTTTTGATCAATGGCGAAAGGAGGCTTTGTGATCAGATATTTGAAGGGATTGATGAGACTAGGGAGTGTTGCTTCAATGACACTGCCAAAGGGTGTGTTATGCAGCTGTTGAATTTTGGAGAGGCAGTTGCCATTGGTCGAAGGTCGCCCGAGAAGCTGTTTCGGATACTTGACATGTATGATGCCATGGCTGATGTGTTGCCGGACTTGCAGCAAATGATGTCTGATGAGTATGTGGTTGGTGAGGCCAGGGGAGTGTTGGATATGCTCGGTGATGCGGCGAGAGGGACATTTGCTGAGTTTGAGAATGCTGTTCAAAGCGAGGCCAGTAAGAAACCAATGCTGAGCGGCGAGATTCACCCGCTCACTCGGTATGTCATGAACTATGTCAAATTGTTGGTTGATTATAGTGTTACTCTCAATTCGCTTTTGGATAccggtgaggaagagttggaaaGGTTGCAAGGATCGCCAAATGATGATTTGGGTATAGGCAGCATGTCTCCGATAGGCCataggttgttgttgttgatttcGAATTTGGAGTCCAATCTCGATGAGAAGTCTAGGGTTTATGATGATGGAGCAATGCAGTGTGTGTTTTTGATGAATAATATTCAGTACATAGTGCAGAAAGTGAAGGATTCGGAGATTAGAAAACTCTTGGGAGACCAATGGGTTCGCAAGCGCCGTGGCCAGGTACGCCAGTATGCTACTGGGTATCTAAGAGCTGCTTGGAGCAAGGTCCTGTCGTGTTTGAAAGACGAAGGGATTGGGGGGAGCACAAGTAATGCTTCAAAGATGGCTTTGAAGGAGAGGTTTAAGAACTTCAATGCAAACTTTGAAGAAATCTATCGGACCCAAACAGCTTGGAAGGTCCCAGATGCTCAACTTCGGGAGGAGCTTCGGATATCTATATCGGAGAAGGTGATTCCAGCTTACAGATCATTTATGGGGAGATTTGGGAGTCAGCTGGAGAGTGGAAGGCATGCCGGGAAGTATATAAAGTACACACCGGATGATTTGGAGACCTACGTGTTGGATTTGTTCGAAGGGACACCTTGTGTTCTGAACCATCTGAGAAGAAAAAGTACATAG
- the LOC137712948 gene encoding SNF1-related protein kinase regulatory subunit gamma-1-like, giving the protein MGVPAVTTTGEGGSPRSPEAKLGMQVEDLWDVQEPQLSPTEKLNACFESVPVSAFPPAPENQVIEIRSDTSLAEAVKILAQHKILGAPVVDVDAPEDASWIDRYIGIVEFAGIVVWILHQSEPTSPRTPTSPSSATAMAAAANGLKGLDLVGLDFVSDFAAATSGSFFEALTSSEFYKNTQVRDISGSFRWAPFLALQSSNSFLTMLLLLSKYKMKSVPVVDLGDGKIDNIITQSAVIHMLAECAGLQWFESWGKKKLSELGLPMMTANCIVKVYEDEPVLQAFKLMRKKRVGGVPVIENGGSKAVGNISLRDVQFLLTAPEIYHDYRSITAKNFLTAVESYLEKHQGVYPTLSTMVTCKRDDTIKDLILMLDSKKIHRVYVVDDDGNLEGVITLRDIISRLVHEPRGYFGDFFDGVLPLPQNSRV; this is encoded by the exons ATGGGTGTGCCGGCGGTGACGACGACGGGGGAGGGAGGGAGTCCGAGGAGTCCAGAGGCGAAGCTGGGGATGCAGGTAGAGGATTTGTGGGACGTTCAGGAGCCACAGCTGAGTCCAACAGAGAAGCTCAATGCTTGTTTTGAGAGCGTCCCTGTTTCTGCTTTCCCTCCTGCTCCTGAGAATCAAG TGATTGAGATAAGGTCAGACACCAGTTTAGCTGAAGCTGTTAAAATCCTGGCCCAACACAAAATTCTTGGTGCACCGGTGGTGGATGTCGATGCGCCTGAGGACGCTAGCTGGATCGACAGATACATTGGCATTGTTGAGTTTGCCGGAATTGTCGTGTGGATTCTGCATCAG TCAGAACCAACGTCCCCGAGGACCCCAACTAGTCCATCTAGTGCAACTGCTATGGCAGCAGCAGCTAATGGACTGAAAGGTCTTGATCTTGTAGGACTCGATTTCGTCTCTGATTTTGCCGCAGCAACTTCTGGAAGTTTTTTCGAGGCTTTGACTTCTTCCGAGTTTTACAAGAACACACAG GTTCGAGATATCTCGGGGTCATTTCGCTGGGCTCCGTTTCTTGCTTTGCAGAGCTCAAACTCGTTTTTGACCATGCTCTTGCTGCTTTCAAAGTACAAAATGAAGAGTGTTCCTGTAGTTGATTTGGGTGATGGAAAGATTGATAATATCATCACACAATCTGCTGTGATTCACATGTTAGCGGAATGCGCTGGACTTCAGTGGTTCGAGAGCTGGGGAAAGAAGAAACTATCCGAGCTTGGTCTTCCCATGATGACTGCTAATTGCATTGTCAAG GTGTACGAGGATGAACCGGTGCTGCAAGCGTTTAAGCTGATGAGGAAAAAGAGGGTTGGAGGGGTCCCCGTGATTGAAAATGGCGGTAGCAAGGCAGTAGGTAATATAAGCCTAAGAGATGTTCAGTTCTTGCTTACTGCACCAGAAATATACCATGATTACAG GTCCATCACAGCGAAGAACTTCCTGACAGCGGTTGAAAGCTATCTAGAGAAGCATCAGGGAGTCTACCCGACGTTGAGTACCATGGTTACGTGCAAAAGGGATGACACAATTAAGGACTTAATCCTGATGCTGGACTCCAAGAAGATCCACAGAGTATATGTTGTGGACGATGATGGGAATCTGGAAGGAGTCATTACGCTTAGGGACATTATTTCAAGGCTAGTTCACGAGCCTCGTGGCTACTTTGGTGATTTTTTTGACGGTGTTCTACCGCTGCCTCAGAATAGCAGGGTTTAA
- the LOC137713510 gene encoding protein LOWER TEMPERATURE 1-like — protein MEASSSQPPSDTNPTASSPSKLLQNLPSRGLFSSTVLSSNPGGVRVYVCTHDTSPPDGQLIQTNQQNILIRSLTLKKQKGDSSSKDAKSAGAAESSKKRPAERVLDSKASAKKATSQTSSRQEGSSSQASSSRDFQGLTVERLRALLKAKGLSTKGKKDELIARLRSSSG, from the exons ATGGAGGCCTCGTCTTCTCAGCCGCCGTCCGATACGAATCCAACGGCCTCCAGCCCTTCCAAGCTCCTCCAGAACCTCCCCTCCCGCggcctcttctcctccaccGTCCTCTCCTCCAATCCG GGCGGAGTGCGAGTTTATGTATGTACCCATGACACCTCACCCCCAG ATGGTCAACTGATACAGACAAACCAACAGAACATATTGATTAGATCACTTACACTTAAAAAACAGAAGGGAGATTCCAGTTCAAAGGATGCAAAAAGCGCCGGTGCAGCTGAAAGTTCTAAAAAGAG GCCTGCTGAAAGAGTTTTGGATAGCAAGGCTTCAGCTAAGAAAGCCACTAGTCAAACTAGTTCTCGACAAG AGGGATCAAGCAGTCAAGCATCATCTAGTAGGGACTTCCAAGGGTTAACTGTAGAGAGGCTCCGTGCCCTTCTGAAGGCTAAAGGTCTTTCGACAAAGGGGAAAAAG GATGAATTGATTGCACGGCTGAGAAGTTCAAGTGGTTAA